Proteins encoded in a region of the Sphingopyxis sp. OAS728 genome:
- the dapE gene encoding succinyl-diaminopimelate desuccinylase: MTHHVDPVELAKALIAAPSVTPAMGAVFDTLEAALAPLGFTVERFIDGIEPDGPVENLLAVRTGTGPKHFGFAGHLDVVPPGVGWTGDAFAPEVRGDLLYGRGAVDMKGSIAAFVAAAAATPVEAGTISLIITGDEEGPAIFGTRALMEHMDARGVKPDMIVVGEPTSVNRLGDMVKIGRRGSVNIWIDVPGTQGHVAYPHLADNPIPKLVRIMAAIGAVALDEGNDWFQPSNIEFTDIEVGNGATNVIPASARARLSIRFNDQQKGADLVAMIERIAHEVEPNAKILGKISGEAFLTPPGDLSGLVAEAIHAETDIMPEMSTTGGTSDARFLHALCPVVEFGLTNATMHKLDEAVVIDDLHTLTAIYRGILMRAFV; the protein is encoded by the coding sequence ATGACCCATCATGTTGATCCCGTAGAACTGGCCAAGGCGCTGATCGCCGCGCCGAGCGTCACCCCCGCCATGGGCGCCGTGTTCGACACGCTGGAGGCGGCGCTGGCGCCGCTCGGCTTTACGGTCGAGCGCTTCATCGACGGGATCGAGCCCGACGGGCCGGTCGAGAATCTTCTTGCGGTGCGCACGGGCACGGGCCCGAAGCATTTCGGCTTTGCCGGGCATCTCGACGTCGTGCCGCCGGGCGTCGGCTGGACGGGCGACGCCTTTGCGCCCGAGGTTCGCGGCGATCTGCTCTACGGGCGCGGCGCGGTCGACATGAAGGGTTCGATTGCGGCGTTCGTCGCTGCGGCCGCTGCGACGCCGGTCGAGGCGGGCACGATCAGCCTGATCATCACCGGCGACGAGGAAGGCCCTGCGATCTTCGGCACGCGAGCGCTGATGGAGCATATGGATGCGCGCGGCGTGAAACCCGACATGATCGTCGTCGGCGAGCCGACCTCGGTGAACCGGCTCGGCGACATGGTGAAGATCGGGCGGCGCGGCTCGGTCAATATCTGGATCGACGTGCCGGGGACGCAGGGGCATGTCGCCTATCCGCACCTCGCCGACAATCCGATCCCCAAGCTGGTGCGGATCATGGCGGCGATCGGCGCGGTGGCGCTCGACGAGGGCAACGACTGGTTCCAGCCGTCGAATATCGAGTTCACCGATATCGAAGTCGGCAATGGTGCGACCAACGTCATCCCGGCGTCGGCGCGCGCACGGCTGTCGATCCGCTTCAACGACCAGCAAAAGGGCGCCGACCTTGTCGCGATGATCGAACGGATCGCGCATGAGGTCGAGCCAAATGCCAAGATACTAGGCAAGATTTCGGGCGAAGCCTTTCTGACGCCGCCCGGAGATTTGTCGGGTCTCGTCGCCGAAGCGATCCATGCCGAGACCGATATCATGCCCGAGATGTCGACGACGGGCGGAACCTCGGACGCGCGTTTCCTTCACGCGCTCTGCCCGGTGGTCGAATTCGGGCTGACCAATGCGACCATGCACAAGCTCGATGAGGCGGTTGTGATCGACGATCTGCACACGCTCACCGCCATCTATCGCGGCATATTGATGCGGGCTTTCGTCTAG
- a CDS encoding MltA domain-containing protein, whose amino-acid sequence MILTAGAPRARTFGFALLAALPLLAGCASVIPEADSRPTTVAPAPPRPAGTPRPYVPRPSEGAGAAAQPIPATPRAPLPATPVPADATTAAASGVLAGPDFSTLGVTAEQATAALVAFRLSCPSVQRRTDTSGLTQGADWAESCTAAKSWKDSDALAFFTSYFGTVQVGAGTAFVTGYYEPEIAGSRTKQPGYDVPIYRRPADLIEVDLGQFADDLKGRKIRGRVDGDDFVRYYNRTAIESGALDGRGLEIAYAADAAEFFFLQVQGSGRLRLPDGGIMRIGYDTQNGRGYVGIGKLLLDRGELQRGQASMQGILDYLRADPVRGAAVMNENPSWVFFRELTGPGPLGALGVPVTGRASVAADPKYVPLGAPVFLSLDRAEPNGLWIAQDTGGAIKGANRFDSFWGAGDDARAIAGGMSGRGSALLLLPRASIARLVPPAG is encoded by the coding sequence ATGATCCTGACAGCGGGGGCGCCGCGCGCGCGGACTTTCGGATTCGCGCTGCTCGCCGCCCTGCCGCTGCTTGCTGGCTGCGCTTCGGTGATTCCCGAGGCCGATAGCCGTCCCACGACGGTCGCGCCTGCGCCGCCGCGCCCGGCGGGTACACCGCGTCCCTATGTGCCGCGTCCGTCCGAAGGCGCCGGTGCCGCCGCCCAACCGATTCCCGCAACCCCGCGCGCGCCGCTTCCCGCGACGCCTGTCCCGGCCGACGCGACGACCGCCGCCGCCAGCGGCGTGCTCGCGGGCCCGGACTTCTCGACGCTCGGCGTGACCGCAGAGCAGGCGACCGCCGCGCTCGTCGCTTTCCGCCTCAGCTGCCCTTCGGTCCAGCGCCGCACCGACACCAGCGGCCTGACGCAGGGTGCCGACTGGGCCGAAAGCTGCACCGCGGCCAAAAGCTGGAAAGACAGCGACGCGCTCGCCTTCTTCACGAGCTATTTCGGCACCGTGCAGGTCGGCGCGGGCACCGCCTTCGTCACCGGCTATTATGAGCCCGAAATCGCCGGCTCGCGCACGAAGCAGCCGGGCTACGACGTCCCCATCTATCGCCGCCCCGCGGATCTGATCGAGGTCGACCTCGGCCAGTTCGCCGACGATTTGAAGGGCCGCAAGATTCGCGGCCGTGTCGATGGCGACGATTTCGTCCGCTATTACAACCGCACCGCGATCGAGAGCGGCGCGCTCGACGGGCGGGGGCTCGAAATCGCTTATGCCGCCGACGCGGCCGAATTCTTCTTCCTGCAGGTGCAGGGCTCGGGGCGCCTCCGCCTGCCCGACGGCGGCATCATGCGCATCGGCTACGACACGCAGAACGGCCGCGGCTATGTCGGCATCGGCAAGCTCCTGCTCGACCGTGGCGAATTGCAGCGCGGGCAGGCGTCGATGCAGGGTATCCTCGACTATCTTCGCGCCGACCCCGTGCGCGGCGCCGCAGTGATGAACGAGAACCCCAGCTGGGTCTTCTTCCGCGAACTCACCGGCCCCGGCCCGCTCGGTGCGCTTGGCGTTCCGGTGACGGGCCGCGCGAGCGTCGCCGCCGATCCCAAATATGTGCCGCTCGGCGCCCCCGTGTTCCTGTCGCTCGACCGCGCCGAACCCAATGGGCTATGGATCGCCCAGGACACCGGCGGCGCGATCAAGGGCGCGAACCGCTTCGACAGCTTCTGGGGCGCGGGCGACGACGCGCGCGCGATCGCGGGCGGCATGTCGGGACGCGGCTCGGCGCTGCTGCTGCTCCCGCGCGCCAGCATCGCGCGGCTGGTCCCTCCCGCCGGCTGA
- a CDS encoding Tim44/TimA family putative adaptor protein — protein sequence MIAAFLGMRLYSVLGKRTGHEQEPVLPRERTAASPVRLDENDGSQTAAPAAADTSGLVYEPAAEAGLRQLLATDRNFDAGRFMEGAEAAYRMILEAYWKGDRDTLRDLCDDDSYEAFADAIAARESRGETLDNRLMGIDSAKITAVELNRSEARVTVHYRADISAVTRDADGKLIAGSMSDASQTDDLWTFRRQIGSNDPNWVLDEAESA from the coding sequence ATGATTGCCGCCTTCCTCGGCATGCGGCTCTACTCGGTGCTCGGCAAGCGCACGGGGCATGAGCAGGAGCCGGTGCTGCCGCGCGAGCGCACTGCCGCGTCGCCGGTGCGGCTCGACGAAAATGATGGGTCGCAGACTGCGGCGCCTGCCGCCGCCGATACCTCGGGCCTCGTTTACGAACCCGCGGCCGAGGCCGGCCTTCGCCAGCTGCTCGCAACCGACCGCAATTTCGACGCCGGCCGTTTCATGGAGGGCGCCGAAGCGGCGTACCGCATGATCCTCGAGGCTTATTGGAAAGGCGACCGCGACACGCTTCGCGATCTCTGCGACGACGACAGCTACGAAGCTTTCGCCGATGCGATCGCTGCGCGCGAAAGCCGCGGCGAAACGCTCGACAACCGCCTGATGGGAATCGATTCGGCCAAGATCACCGCGGTCGAACTGAATCGCAGCGAGGCGCGCGTCACCGTGCATTATCGTGCCGATATCAGCGCGGTCACCCGCGATGCCGACGGCAAGCTGATCGCCGGGTCGATGAGCGACGCGTCGCAGACCGACGACCTTTGGACCTTCCGTCGTCAGATCGGCAGCAACGACCCCAATTGGGTGCTCGACGAAGCCGAATCGGCCTGA
- a CDS encoding cupin domain-containing protein — translation MPKLDLDAIPQTNATGYPAPYNQPVQGRWYRRLAPVTGLSDFAASHVVLKPGAWSSQRHWHDGEDEMLVMISGEAVLIEDDGRWPMRPGDIAVWPKGSTNGHHLVNESDADCVFVALGGGKKYDTGGGYSDIDMLFTPDGYFHKDGTPYPTSRIP, via the coding sequence ATGCCCAAGCTCGATCTCGACGCGATCCCGCAAACCAACGCCACCGGCTATCCCGCGCCCTACAATCAGCCCGTCCAGGGCCGCTGGTACCGCAGGCTCGCGCCCGTCACGGGACTCAGCGATTTCGCCGCGAGCCATGTCGTGCTCAAACCCGGCGCCTGGTCGTCGCAGCGCCACTGGCACGACGGCGAGGACGAGATGCTGGTGATGATTTCGGGCGAGGCGGTGCTGATCGAGGATGACGGGCGCTGGCCGATGCGCCCGGGCGATATTGCGGTGTGGCCGAAGGGCAGCACCAACGGCCATCATCTGGTCAACGAATCGGATGCCGACTGCGTCTTCGTCGCGTTGGGCGGCGGCAAGAAATACGACACCGGCGGCGGCTATTCGGACATCGACATGCTCTTCACGCCCGACGGCTATTTCCACAAGGACGGCACGCCCTATCCGACGAGCCGCATTCCCTAA
- the secB gene encoding protein-export chaperone SecB produces MADETSPDLNNPALQPNGEDTSPAIGLISQYVKDLSFENPNAPVVYQWQDAPQVDVQFNIAADSVGDNLYEVSLKIDVTSKTDQGTSFVIDLKYAGLFGVRNVPDDQLQPFFLAEAPRILFPFARRVVADAVRDGGFPPLLLEPIDFHGLFAQQVQAAQAEAAGEVAVGQA; encoded by the coding sequence ATGGCCGACGAAACGAGCCCCGACCTCAACAACCCCGCCCTCCAGCCCAATGGTGAAGACACGAGCCCGGCGATCGGCCTGATTTCGCAATATGTGAAGGATTTGTCGTTCGAAAACCCGAACGCGCCGGTCGTCTATCAGTGGCAGGACGCGCCGCAGGTCGATGTGCAGTTCAATATCGCGGCCGACAGCGTCGGCGACAATCTGTACGAAGTGTCGCTGAAAATCGACGTGACGTCGAAGACCGATCAGGGCACGAGCTTTGTGATCGACCTGAAATATGCCGGCCTGTTCGGCGTGCGCAACGTCCCCGACGACCAGCTTCAGCCCTTCTTCCTCGCCGAAGCACCGCGCATCCTGTTCCCCTTCGCGCGCCGCGTCGTCGCCGATGCCGTCCGCGACGGCGGCTTCCCGCCGTTGCTGCTCGAACCGATCGACTTCCACGGCCTGTTCGCGCAGCAGGTTCAGGCGGCACAGGCCGAGGCGGCCGGCGAAGTCGCGGTCGGCCAGGCCTGA
- a CDS encoding Smr/MutS family protein → MPRRLDPDESALWKKVAATVKPLPKAKAPLAPVAPPTVKPPKPTPRSTAAPAAPPRAPAKLPPPRRTHQAATLDGHWDRRLRKGLVRPDLSIDLHGHTLASAQALLDDAIGRGLMRGARVLLVVAGRLRPGADRLPQMHGDPRPRGAIRASLPDWLAYSPYADQIVALRPAHISHGGAGAVYVILRRARED, encoded by the coding sequence ATGCCGCGGCGCCTCGATCCCGACGAAAGCGCGCTGTGGAAAAAGGTCGCAGCGACTGTAAAGCCGCTGCCCAAGGCGAAAGCGCCGCTCGCGCCCGTCGCGCCGCCGACCGTCAAGCCGCCCAAACCGACCCCGCGCAGCACCGCCGCACCCGCCGCGCCGCCGCGCGCCCCCGCGAAATTGCCGCCGCCGCGCCGAACGCATCAGGCCGCAACGCTCGACGGCCATTGGGATCGGCGTCTGCGCAAGGGCCTCGTCCGCCCCGATCTCAGCATCGACCTCCACGGCCATACGCTCGCCTCGGCGCAGGCGTTGCTTGACGACGCCATCGGGCGCGGGCTGATGCGCGGCGCGCGCGTTCTGCTCGTGGTGGCTGGGCGCCTCCGTCCCGGCGCCGACCGCCTGCCGCAGATGCACGGCGACCCGCGCCCGCGCGGCGCGATCCGCGCCTCGCTGCCCGACTGGCTCGCTTATTCGCCCTACGCCGACCAGATCGTCGCGCTCCGCCCCGCGCACATCAGCCACGGCGGGGCAGGGGCGGTCTATGTGATCCTGCGCCGCGCGCGCGAGGACTAG